A section of the Falco biarmicus isolate bFalBia1 chromosome 3, bFalBia1.pri, whole genome shotgun sequence genome encodes:
- the TTC34 gene encoding tetratricopeptide repeat protein 34, which translates to MSPQELAALVCKEGDHHLAQQELPTATAFYMAAFSCSAHTAVQKVKSLDKGLWENVIATLEMWCKGKNQIPKIQSKNLAVVSLSVGIAAIFLSTLSPNNVVSSVYKLETLLRQGCPEEVLCKCNSLLKANPKYSMELLLLRALAWVLSGTQVRKAVADYIQAFVRHQAEAVAYVCTRQREHLPQVIQAFSNYLSTYQKESPDCSSLDQWLGNCYYFLSAVAPDDLWVCRVHAAYLFKKSQFEECVAVCSKALKGFSADNNLRNEKASGLLLERAAAYYFLGGRMEEMTQDLAEAFAATPAQAMKHFEELFLPHDTERIEEQARTVLEVKFAAYREAVRTRTELRGSHGTELLPSVIQTVQFLLQISPRSKRELSVRLADCHLLHGHIRTALDICEHLLAAEQKTYYNTLLALRGFCSLHAHDHLQALQDFQKVIEHDSPHPNSCIKALCGRGLIRISGGSHYLTALDYITACQLKLEETIFTIKAYVPWNQRGLLLKVLQEEGQKMLQKKRYPGGSSACGQTNKQGYAPGVYQLASLLVELDASDEASRILCADSLYQMGCVEEAHKLLLLALSRNPQRSPILARLALLQLKKGFMYDGNQLLKKVIRIGDTSCLLPIMDIFKDEDRKLMQTHCHFRALTILKNKQEDADIKEAIAYLSFAIIASGGYAEDCLLIRAQCYGRLGQKKTAIFDFNAILKEDPRNVQALSGRGLIYLALKQQKEAVQDLISALKVEAGVVVPAILSLKHEAQGLITQWLLQHGRTALTEVVATKDLSKEETLKDLLMIAKALVQICKDAQYHIFYTDVLVASGKYEEALDHLHEAFGHSPDDFANARLAVLQLKKRSVAAAAHLFSILAEKDERELEFLLNFVDTKQQQNLSQVAAHEGNVLIKEYCYEKALGYYTLAVMTSKDNPRYLRQRAACLTHLKKYDKALKDIEKVIQKHGCNSLKTRVEDHCSKGHLLLSMAEEEAAVKQYIEALQLDESMALCSITNGPGSEIVTKTFHKIAQCNFEMQHYEEAWKITDYGLKIDKNTELKKLKTRLKREASSCSIH; encoded by the exons ATGTCACCTCAGGAGCTTGCTGCACTGGTCTGCAAAGAAGGGGACCACCATCTCGCCCAGCAGGAATTACCAACAGCCACTGCTTTCTACAtggctgccttcagctgcagtGCCCACACAGCAGTACAGAAAGTGAAGTCCTTAGACAAAGGGCTCTGGGAGAATGTGATAGCCACTCTGGAGATGTGGTGCAAAGGCAAGAATCAGATTCCCAAGATCCAGAGCAAGAACCTGGCCGTTGTTTCCCTCAGTGTGGGAATAGCTGCCATCTTTCTCTCTACTCTGAGTCCCAACAATGTGGTATCctcggtatataaactggagaCCCTGCTTAGGCAAGGATGCCCAGAGGAGGTGCTGTGTAAATGCAATAGCCTGCTGAAGGCTAACCCAAAGTATTCAAtggaactgctgctgctgagggcaTTGGCATGGGTGCTGTCAGGGACACAAGTTAGGAAGGCAGTTGCAGACTATATCCAAGCCTTTGTGAGACATCAGGCTGAGGCAGTGGCCTATGTGTGTACCAGGCAAAGGGAACACCTGCCACAGGTCATCCAGGCCTTCTCTAATTATCTCTCGACATATCAGAAAGAAAGCCCAGACTGCAGTTCCTTAGACCAGTGGCTGGGCAACTGCTACTACTTCCTGTCTGCTGTGGCACCAGATGATCTCTGGGTTTGCAGGGTGCATGCAGCTTATCTCTTTAAGAAAAGCCAATTTGAGGAGTGTGTGGCAGTTTGTAGCAAGGCCCTCAAGGGCTTCTCAGCTGATAATAATCTCAGAAATGAGAAAGCTTCAGGTCTGCTCTTAGAACGGGCTGCTGCATATTACTTCTTGGGTGGACGGATGGAGGAAATGACGCAGGATTTAGCAGAAGCCTTTGCAGCCACCCCTGCCCAGGCAATGAAACACTTTGAAGAGCTTTTCTTACCACATGACACTGAGAGGATAGAAGAGCAGGCTAGAACTGTCCTGGAGGTGAAGTTTGCAGCATACAGGGAAGCTGTGCGTACTCGGACCGAACTGAGAGGCAGTCATGGTACTGAACTGCTGCCTTCTGTCATCCAGACAGTCCAATTCCTTCTTCAGATCTCCCCACGGTCGAAACGTGAGCTCAGTGTTCGACTAGCAGACTGCCATCTCCTGCATGGACACATCAGAACTGCCCTGGATATCTGTGAACACCTcttggcagcagagcagaaaacttACTATAATACTCTCTTAGCATTGCGAGGGTTCTGCTCCCTCCATGCTCATGACCATCTGCAAGCCCTGCAGGACTTCCAAAAGGTCATTGAGCATGATTCTCCACATCCTAACAGCTGTATTAAAGCCTTATGTGGGCGAGGACTTATCCGGATTTCTGGTGGCAGCCATTACTTGACAGCCCTGGATTATATCACAGCTTGCCAGTTAAAGCTGGAAGAAACCATCTTCACAATCAAGGCCTATGTGCCGTGGAACCAAAGAGGGCTGCTTCTAAAAGTTCTCCAAGAAGAAGGACAGAAGATGCTCCAGAAGAAGAGGTACCCAGGAGGCAGTTCTGCCTGTGGGCAGACAAATAAACAGGGCT aTGCCCCTGGGGTTTACCAGCTAGCTTCTCTCTTGGTGGAGCTGGATGCTTCTGATGAAGCATCACGGATCCTTTGCGCTGATTCCCTGTACCAGATGGGCTGTGTAGAAGAAGCTCACAAGCTGCTCTTACTAGCACTCTCCAGAAATCCACAAAGGTCTCCCATCCTGGCTAGACTTGCGCTTCTGCAATTGAAGAAGGGTTTCATGTATGATGGCAACCAG CTGCTAAAGAAAGTGATCAGAATTGGAGAtacctcctgcctcctgcccatCATGGACATTTTCAAAGATGAAGACCGGAAGCTGATGCAAACTCACTGCCATTTCAGAGCGCTGACCATCTTGAAGAACAAACAGGAGGATGCTGACATCAAAGAAGCCATTGCCTACCTTTCCTTTGCCATCATCGCTTCAG GTGGTTATGCTGAAGATTGCCTTCTCATCAGAGCTCAGTGTTATGGGCGCCTTGGTCAGAAGAAAACCGCTATTTTTGATTTTAATGCCATCCTAAAGGAGGACCCTAGGAATGTGCAAGCATTGAGTGGACGAGGACTCATTTACCTtgctctgaagcagcagaag GAAGCAGTGCAAGATTTGATCTCAGCACTGAAGGTGGAGGCAGGAGTAGTGGTCCCAGCGATCCTGTCTTTAAAGCATGAAGCCCAAGGACTGATCACTCAATGGCTCCTTCAGCATGGCAGGACTGCATTAACTGAGGTCGTTGCTACTAAAGACctttcaaaagaagaaaccCTCAAGGATCTTCTCATGATTGCAAAAGCACTAGTCCAGATTTGCAAGGATGCGCAATATCACATCTTCTACACAGATGTTTTGGTTGCAAGTGGTAA GTATGAAGAGGCCCTTGATCACCTTCATGAAGCATTTGGCCACTCTCCTGATGACTTTGCTAATGCAAGActagctgtgctgcagctgaagaagaggagtgtggcagcagcagctcacttATTCAGCATCCTAGCTGAGAAAGATGAAAGGGAGTTGGAGTTTCTGCTGAACTTCGTAGACACTAAGCAACAGCAGAATCTCTCTCAG GTAGCAGCCCACGAAGGAAATGTGCTGATTAAAGAATATTGCTATGAGAAGGCTCTTGGTTATTATACCCTGGCTGTCATGACAAGCAAGGATAATCCAAGGTACCTCCGGCAGAGGGCTGCCTGCCTTACACACCTGAAAAAATACGACAAAGCTTTAAAAGATATAGAGAAAGTCATCCAGAAGCATGGCTGTAACAGTCTTAAAACACGTGTTGAGGACCACTGCTCAAAAGGACACCTGCTATTGTCAatggctgaggaagaagcagcagttaAGCAGTATATTGAGGCACTGCAGTTAGATGAATCTATGGCATTGTGCAGCATCACGAATGGCCCTGGCAGTGAAATTGTAACGAAAACATTTCATAAGATTGCACAATGTAATTTTGAAATGCAGCATTATGAAGAGGCCTGGAAAATCACAGACTACGGTCTTAAAATTGATAAAAATACTGAacttaaaaagctgaaaacaagacTTAAGCGAGAGGCATCAAGCTGTAGCATACATTAA